The Pontibacter korlensis sequence CAGGGCCTTTGCCTTTCCATACAACTTCTCATTTACATAAACTATGATGCAGCAACTACAGGAATCAGCGGAATATTTAAAGAAGCACATCGGGGACTTAGCACCTGAATTTGGAATTATACTGGGCACAGGCTTAGGAGCCTTGGTAAACGAGCTGGAGATAAGCCATGCTATCTCTTACGCCGAGATTCCAAACTTTCCTGTTTCTACCGTAGAGAGCCACTCAGGCAAGCTTACCTTCGGACACTTGGCAGGACGCCCTGTGGTGGTCATGCAAGGCAGGTTCCATTACTACGAAGGGTATAACATGGACCAGGTGGTATTTCCGGTGCGTGTAATGAAGCTGTTAGGCGTTAAGAAGCTGTTTGTTTCTAATGCAGCCGGAGGCTTGAACCCACGCTTCGACACCAGTGACCTGATGGTGATCACGGATCACATAAACCTGCAGCCAAGCAACCCACTTATTGGTAAGAACCTGGATGAGCTGGGCCCACGTTTCCCGGACATGAGCGACGTGTATGACGAGCACATGGTACGTGAGGCAATGGTTATTGCTGAGGATGCTGGATTTACTGTGCAGGAAGGGGTGTACGTAAGTGTACCTGGCCCTATGCTGGAAACACCTGCTGAGTACAGGTACTTAAGCTTTATCGGTGCCGATGCAGTTGGTATGTCTACCGTGCCTGAGGTAATTGCTGCCCGCCACATGGGTATGCCTGTATTTGCTGTTTCGGTTATTACAGACATGTGTACTCCAGATCGCATTAAGAAAGTAAAGCTGTCTGACATATTAGAAGCAGCCGCCATAGCAGAGCCCCGTATGACTTTGCTTATCCGGGAGTTAGTACGACGCAGCTAAGAGTTCAGAAAATATACTTGCAAAGGCAGAAACGGTGGTCGTTTCTGCCTTTGCTGCTTTATAGAAGCCTCACTGTTACAATACAGAACTATGTAAGTACCCATAAAGTAGCAGCAGGGCCACCATGTTGTTGAACATATGCAGTGCCACCGCCCAACCTAGGCCTAAGCGCAGGCGTGTGTAGCCCAGAAATATACCTCCTATAAACTTAGGCAATAGCAGTATCAAAAGGAGGTAGAATGGCAGAGAGGTTCCTTGATAGTTGACCAGGTGCATAAGCGCAAACAGCGCTGTAGAAGTATAGAATACCAGCCCAAAATGCCGCTTCCAGAGCAGGTAAGACATAGCCTTCAGCCGTCTTAAAGTAAAAAAGGCTATCATAGCACCGGCCAGTACTAACACAGCAACTACACAAATCAGCAAGTTGCCATCCAGCACATAAGCGACTACCGG is a genomic window containing:
- a CDS encoding purine-nucleoside phosphorylase yields the protein MMQQLQESAEYLKKHIGDLAPEFGIILGTGLGALVNELEISHAISYAEIPNFPVSTVESHSGKLTFGHLAGRPVVVMQGRFHYYEGYNMDQVVFPVRVMKLLGVKKLFVSNAAGGLNPRFDTSDLMVITDHINLQPSNPLIGKNLDELGPRFPDMSDVYDEHMVREAMVIAEDAGFTVQEGVYVSVPGPMLETPAEYRYLSFIGADAVGMSTVPEVIAARHMGMPVFAVSVITDMCTPDRIKKVKLSDILEAAAIAEPRMTLLIRELVRRS